The DNA sequence AACCAGCAACAATTACGTGTTGTTAGCAGACCACAGGTGAGGAACAGTCGGTCAGTGTTGTAATGTTCCTGAACCTCAGCCTGCCGTTTGTTCCCGCAGCCTGTTACAACTGTGGCGGAGGGGGTCACATCTCTAAAGACTGCCAGGAGCCGAAGCGGGAGCGAGAACATCTGTGCTACAGCTGTGGAAAGGCTGGTCACATGGCCCGGGACTGCAACCGTGGCCAAGAGCAGAAGTGCTACTCCTGCGGGGGCTTCGGACACATCCAGAAGTGCTGTGACAAGGTCAAATGCTACAGGTAAGCTAACAGCTAAAGGTAAAATAACCGCTACAGTTGAGCTAAAAGCTGCAGGTAAACACTATCAGACTGTTTGGTTGAGTTCTTGGTTGATTCTCTTGTATTGGCTGGAAACAGCGGAACCCATCTGATCAGTACCTGTCTGCTGCAGGTGCGGGGAGATCGGCCATGTTGCGGTGGACTGCAGTAAGGTGTCAGAGGTGAACTGCTATAACTG is a window from the Scophthalmus maximus strain ysfricsl-2021 chromosome 6, ASM2237912v1, whole genome shotgun sequence genome containing:
- the cnbpb gene encoding CCHC-type zinc finger, nucleic acid binding protein b, with the protein product MSSNECFGCGGSGHWAKNCPSAGRGRGKGRGRGKDLFCYRCGDLGHVARDCEKTEDACYNCGGGGHISKDCQEPKREREHLCYSCGKAGHMARDCNRGQEQKCYSCGGFGHIQKCCDKVKCYRCGEIGHVAVDCSKVSEVNCYNCGKSGHLANECTVEATA